In a single window of the Flavobacterium sp. W4I14 genome:
- a CDS encoding TonB-linked SusC/RagA family outer membrane protein (product_source=TIGR04056; cath_funfam=2.170.130.10,2.40.170.20; cleavage_site_network=SignalP-noTM; cog=COG1629; pfam=PF00593,PF07715,PF13715; superfamily=49464,56935; tigrfam=TIGR04056) produces the protein MTRLKITLFILTMLCCMQIYGQTSLINGKITDASGLPIPGISVKIKGTAIGTSSDAKGIFSIKSANPATLVFSGIGYTTKEFAYSGQSNITIILSEDQQSLNEIVVTALGVKREKRNLTYSSQEVKGEQLTQTKEPNLVNALAGKVSGVQITSSSGTPGSSSRIVIRGANSLYGNNEALMVIDGIPVNNDETGNLNSGPGTNRIADLDPNIIESINVLKGGAATALYGSDGAKGVIIITTKAGSLNKKPSISFSSSFSMEKPLLPEIQNKYSLGSNGVYFDGVNQKTSTSWGARMDTLKINGQPAHVYDQSDLFFKTGKTYTNTIGLNGGGAYSSYFLSYTNLSQDGTVPTTSFDRNTVFGKFSTEILKDLNITFSLNYANTKNNRLPEGYALESPVWTIFTAPVSYNLQPALNPDGTQRLFRFSRNNPYWVLDNISNTSVVNRFLPTFNADYKVLSWLTITERFGADVYVEQGKYHESLLSVSNPNGRIVNRNSNFRQYNNDLIIGANKSFGDFTIDALLGNNILSTYTEAGNANGLGITVPGFGNIGSTSTVQFTETSYLSRKIGFYLQSNIDYKKFLILSLTGRYDGTSVLSKNNSFYPYGSAATSFIFSNFFSKELSDIMSFGKLRLSYSTVGNASIGPYNLLTPYESQTVRNIAFPYQGQSGFLISQNLSDPNLKNERINEFEIGLETGFFKNRLSLEVTYFYKKTKNGIIPTVALAPSSGFNTTSVNTALMRNRGVELLLNAKPIKTENFSWDLTLNYSRIRNKVFSIYKDLKQVGNGFTTIFPNQPYGVIYGTRYARNSEGKLLIGNDGLPFAADEQGIIGDINPDWMAGIVNNLKYKQFTLSFSFDMKKGGDIQNNVDGYGYFYGTPKVTEDRGPRIVEGVNATTGLPNTVSVSGQAYYQRANGVLESVIQDGTYVKLRNVSIGYNLKPTWLQKTPFKTIGLQVTGRNLWIYAPHFTGGDPEVSSFGSSNGSQGIYSFSTPTSRSVDFSLRLIL, from the coding sequence ATGACCAGATTAAAGATTACTTTGTTCATTTTGACTATGCTCTGTTGCATGCAGATTTATGGTCAAACGTCGCTGATTAACGGCAAAATTACCGATGCATCGGGGCTGCCAATCCCAGGCATATCGGTAAAAATTAAAGGAACTGCTATTGGCACTTCTTCCGATGCGAAAGGGATCTTTTCAATCAAAAGTGCAAATCCAGCTACACTGGTTTTTAGTGGAATTGGTTATACAACCAAAGAATTTGCTTACAGCGGGCAAAGCAACATAACTATAATATTAAGTGAAGACCAGCAAAGCCTGAATGAGATTGTAGTTACTGCACTAGGTGTAAAGCGGGAAAAACGTAATCTCACCTATAGCTCTCAAGAGGTAAAAGGTGAGCAATTGACCCAGACCAAAGAGCCTAATTTGGTGAATGCTCTGGCCGGTAAGGTTTCGGGTGTTCAGATTACAAGTTCTTCAGGCACTCCAGGCAGTTCATCCAGGATTGTAATCAGGGGAGCCAATTCCCTTTACGGAAACAACGAAGCTTTGATGGTAATTGATGGTATTCCGGTTAACAATGATGAAACCGGTAACCTCAACTCTGGTCCAGGTACCAACCGTATTGCCGATCTTGATCCTAATATTATTGAAAGCATTAATGTGTTAAAAGGTGGTGCTGCAACGGCGCTATATGGATCTGATGGTGCCAAAGGAGTGATTATTATCACTACAAAAGCAGGTAGCCTGAATAAAAAGCCTAGTATTAGCTTTTCTTCATCTTTTTCAATGGAGAAACCGCTGTTGCCAGAAATTCAGAATAAATATTCTCTTGGCTCGAATGGCGTATATTTTGATGGTGTGAACCAAAAAACGAGTACATCGTGGGGGGCAAGAATGGATACCTTAAAAATTAACGGCCAGCCTGCACATGTATACGATCAATCTGACTTATTTTTTAAAACTGGCAAAACCTATACCAATACAATAGGGTTAAATGGTGGTGGAGCATATAGCTCATATTTCCTCTCCTATACCAATCTTTCACAGGATGGCACTGTACCCACAACTTCGTTTGACAGGAATACCGTTTTTGGAAAATTCAGCACCGAGATATTAAAGGATCTTAATATTACTTTTTCCCTCAATTATGCCAATACCAAAAACAACAGGCTACCTGAAGGATATGCTCTTGAAAGCCCCGTATGGACTATTTTTACGGCTCCAGTTTCCTATAATCTACAGCCAGCCCTCAACCCAGACGGAACGCAGAGGCTGTTCCGTTTTTCCAGGAACAACCCATATTGGGTATTGGATAACATCAGCAATACCTCAGTAGTAAACAGGTTTTTACCAACTTTTAATGCTGATTACAAAGTATTGAGCTGGTTAACCATTACTGAACGTTTTGGTGCCGATGTTTATGTTGAACAGGGCAAATATCATGAATCGTTACTCTCGGTTTCGAACCCTAATGGCCGGATTGTAAACAGAAACAGCAATTTCAGACAATATAATAATGACCTGATCATCGGTGCCAACAAAAGTTTTGGCGATTTTACCATCGATGCACTATTGGGTAACAACATATTATCAACCTATACTGAAGCTGGTAACGCCAACGGCCTAGGCATAACCGTTCCGGGATTTGGTAACATCGGATCCACATCAACCGTACAATTTACGGAAACAAGTTATCTCTCCAGAAAAATAGGATTCTATTTACAGTCTAATATAGATTATAAAAAGTTCTTAATTCTCTCTCTTACAGGAAGGTACGATGGCACTTCAGTACTGTCCAAAAACAACAGTTTTTATCCTTATGGCTCTGCTGCTACGAGTTTTATCTTTTCCAATTTCTTTTCGAAAGAACTTTCTGATATCATGAGCTTTGGAAAATTAAGATTATCCTATAGTACAGTGGGGAATGCCAGCATTGGACCATATAACCTGCTTACGCCATACGAATCGCAGACGGTAAGAAACATTGCCTTTCCCTATCAAGGGCAGTCGGGCTTTTTAATCAGTCAAAACCTAAGCGATCCGAACTTAAAAAATGAGCGGATCAACGAATTTGAAATTGGTTTAGAAACAGGTTTCTTTAAAAACCGTTTAAGCCTGGAGGTTACCTATTTCTATAAAAAGACAAAAAACGGGATCATTCCCACCGTAGCACTGGCACCATCAAGCGGCTTTAACACTACCAGTGTAAATACAGCGCTAATGCGTAACCGGGGTGTCGAGCTGCTTTTAAATGCAAAACCCATAAAAACGGAGAATTTTAGCTGGGATTTGACCCTGAATTATAGCAGGATCAGAAATAAGGTTTTTTCGATCTACAAAGACCTGAAACAGGTTGGCAACGGGTTTACCACTATTTTTCCAAACCAGCCATACGGGGTAATTTATGGTACCCGTTATGCCAGAAATAGTGAAGGAAAACTGTTAATCGGTAACGATGGGTTGCCATTTGCTGCAGACGAACAGGGCATAATTGGTGATATCAATCCTGATTGGATGGCAGGAATTGTTAATAACCTCAAGTATAAGCAGTTTACTTTGAGTTTTTCTTTTGACATGAAAAAGGGAGGCGATATCCAAAACAATGTTGATGGCTACGGCTATTTTTATGGTACACCAAAAGTTACCGAAGACCGTGGCCCACGTATTGTTGAAGGTGTAAATGCGACTACAGGTTTACCCAATACGGTGTCTGTTTCAGGGCAGGCCTATTATCAGAGGGCCAATGGTGTATTGGAATCGGTCATCCAGGATGGTACTTATGTAAAATTGAGAAATGTGAGCATAGGCTATAACCTAAAACCAACATGGCTTCAAAAAACACCGTTCAAAACTATTGGTTTGCAGGTTACGGGTAGAAATTTATGGATATATGCACCACACTTTACAGGTGGCGATCCAGAAGTAAGTTCTTTTGGTTCTTCAAACGGATCTCAGGGGATCTATTCTTTCTCAACCCCAACATCCCGCTCGGTAGATTTCAGTTTAAGATTAATATTATAG
- a CDS encoding 4-hydroxy-3-polyprenylbenzoate decarboxylase (product_source=KO:K03182; cath_funfam=3.40.1670.10; cog=COG0043; ko=KO:K03182; pfam=PF01977; superfamily=143968,50475; tigrfam=TIGR00148), protein MAYKSLAECVSDLEKHGHLIRIKEEVDPYLEMAAIHLRVYENKGPAILFEKVKGSPFPAVSNLFGTLERSKFIFRDTLPKVQQLVSLRNDPIKALKNPFKYAGSAMSALSALPLKTPSAKNKFLKTTISQLPQIVNWPMDGGPFVTMPQVYTEDIDKPGVLNANLGMYRIQLGGNDYIQDQEIGLHYQIHRGIGVHQSKANALGQSLKVSIFVGGPPSHPLAAVMPLPEGLSEMTFAGALGDRRFRYFYDDEGFCISADADFIITGTVYPNENKPEGPFGDHLGYYSLTHPFPLMKVHNVYHKKDAIWSFTVVGRPPQEDTSFGALIHEITGSAIPQEIHGLKEVHAVDAAGVHPLLFAIGSERYTPYLKARRPQEILTIANHILGKNQLSLAKYLFIAAKEDDQHLSTHHIEAFLTHILERIDLTRDVHFYTNTTIDTLDYSGDGLNSGSKVVIAAAGDKQRELWNKIPEGLKLSDGFYQPKIAIPGVLVLGSDKYLNPEKTAAEIALLNMALMDQNLSGLPLIILADDAEFTAANIDNLVWVAFTRSNPAADIYGINDFTITKHWGCKGSMIIDARKKPHHAPELIKDEAVEKKLDVLAQEGGSLYGIIS, encoded by the coding sequence ATGGCATACAAAAGTTTAGCAGAATGTGTATCCGATCTCGAAAAGCACGGTCATTTAATCAGAATAAAAGAAGAAGTAGACCCCTATTTAGAAATGGCAGCCATCCATTTAAGGGTTTACGAAAATAAGGGGCCAGCTATTTTATTTGAAAAAGTTAAGGGAAGTCCTTTTCCTGCTGTTTCAAACTTGTTTGGAACCTTAGAAAGATCGAAGTTTATTTTTCGAGATACCTTGCCAAAGGTACAGCAACTGGTATCGTTAAGGAATGATCCTATAAAAGCATTAAAAAATCCATTTAAATATGCGGGTTCTGCAATGTCGGCTTTATCAGCCTTGCCACTTAAAACACCTTCGGCGAAAAACAAATTTTTAAAAACAACTATCAGTCAGTTACCACAAATTGTAAACTGGCCTATGGATGGTGGCCCTTTTGTTACCATGCCGCAGGTTTATACAGAAGATATAGATAAACCAGGTGTTTTAAATGCAAATCTGGGCATGTACCGCATCCAATTAGGTGGGAATGATTATATTCAGGATCAGGAGATCGGGTTGCACTATCAGATCCATAGGGGGATTGGCGTACATCAATCTAAAGCCAATGCACTGGGCCAATCCTTAAAAGTGAGCATTTTTGTCGGCGGACCCCCATCACATCCTTTAGCAGCAGTAATGCCTTTACCAGAAGGATTATCGGAAATGACATTTGCTGGTGCATTGGGCGATAGGCGTTTCCGTTATTTTTATGATGATGAAGGTTTTTGCATCTCTGCAGATGCCGATTTTATTATTACCGGAACGGTTTATCCAAATGAAAATAAACCAGAAGGGCCTTTTGGCGATCACCTGGGTTACTACAGTTTAACGCATCCTTTTCCTCTGATGAAGGTGCATAACGTGTATCATAAAAAGGATGCCATTTGGTCGTTTACGGTTGTTGGCCGTCCGCCACAGGAGGATACCAGTTTTGGGGCTTTGATCCATGAAATTACAGGCTCAGCTATACCACAGGAAATTCATGGTTTAAAAGAAGTTCATGCGGTTGATGCGGCTGGCGTTCACCCTTTGCTTTTTGCCATCGGTAGTGAGCGTTATACGCCTTATTTAAAAGCGCGCAGACCTCAGGAAATTTTAACCATAGCAAACCATATACTGGGAAAAAACCAATTGAGTTTAGCCAAATATCTGTTTATCGCAGCCAAAGAAGATGATCAGCATTTAAGCACGCACCATATTGAAGCATTTCTTACGCATATTTTAGAACGGATCGATTTAACGAGGGATGTTCATTTTTATACCAATACTACAATTGATACGCTAGATTATAGCGGCGATGGATTAAACAGCGGATCGAAGGTAGTAATTGCAGCAGCAGGGGATAAGCAGCGTGAACTTTGGAATAAAATTCCTGAAGGACTGAAACTGAGCGATGGATTCTATCAGCCGAAAATAGCCATTCCAGGGGTTTTAGTTTTAGGAAGTGACAAATATTTAAACCCTGAGAAAACAGCCGCAGAAATTGCCTTGTTGAATATGGCTTTGATGGATCAGAATTTATCAGGCTTACCTTTAATTATATTGGCTGATGATGCAGAGTTTACGGCTGCCAATATTGATAATTTAGTTTGGGTCGCATTTACAAGGAGCAATCCGGCGGCTGATATTTACGGTATTAACGATTTTACCATTACTAAACATTGGGGATGTAAAGGCTCAATGATTATTGATGCGAGGAAAAAGCCTCACCATGCACCTGAATTGATCAAAGATGAAGCTGTAGAAAAAAAGCTGGATGTTCTGGCTCAGGAGGGTGGAAGCCTATATGGAATAATTAGCTAA
- a CDS encoding starvation-inducible DNA-binding protein (product_source=KO:K04047; cath_funfam=1.20.1260.10; cog=COG0783; ko=KO:K04047; pfam=PF00210; superfamily=47240) has protein sequence MDAKEISLNEKEVKPVVDLLNDYLANYHIHYQKLRGCHWNIKGQNFFTLHVKFEELYTNAQLTIDEIAERVLTLGKAPHSRFADYIKESKIKEIDTIGLKDLDMVDAILDDMAALIELERELLEATDAAGDDGSNDMVNRFMQFKEKNTWMLRSFAGKK, from the coding sequence ATGGACGCTAAAGAAATAAGCTTAAACGAAAAAGAAGTTAAACCAGTTGTAGATCTTTTAAACGATTATTTGGCTAATTATCATATTCATTATCAAAAACTAAGAGGTTGCCACTGGAATATTAAAGGGCAGAACTTTTTTACTTTACATGTTAAGTTTGAAGAATTATATACTAATGCACAATTAACTATTGATGAGATAGCCGAGCGTGTATTAACATTGGGCAAAGCACCGCATAGCCGTTTTGCCGATTATATAAAAGAATCTAAAATTAAAGAGATTGATACCATTGGTTTAAAAGACCTTGATATGGTTGATGCCATTTTGGATGATATGGCTGCATTGATCGAGTTGGAAAGAGAACTTTTAGAAGCTACAGATGCGGCCGGAGACGATGGTTCTAACGATATGGTTAACCGTTTTATGCAGTTTAAAGAGAAAAATACCTGGATGTTGCGCTCTTTCGCAGGAAAGAAATAA